From the genome of Rhizobacter sp. AJA081-3:
GACCTGAGCGCCGTGACGCACGACCCGCTGCTCGCCGCGCTGCGCCAGCGCCTGCGCCAGCATCACGGCGCGGCGCGCAAGGGCGCGATCGGCGTGCGCTGCGTGTTCTCGCGCGAGCCGGTGGTGGCGCCGGGCGATGCCTGCGACGTGGAGGGCAACCTCAACTGCCATGGCTACGGCTCGACGGTGAGCGTGACCGCGACCTTCGGCCTGGTGGCCGCGCAAGTTGCGCTAGAATGCGCGGCTGTCGGGAGCTGAAGACTCGACCAAACAAGCCGCTATAATCGTGGGCTTTTCGGGTCGTTAGCTCAGTCGGTAGAGCAGCGGACTTTTAATCCGTTGGTCGCGTGTTCGAGTCACGCACGACCCACCACCGAAGGTGGCAAGATTTCGGGCTCTTAGCTCAGTTGGTAGAGCAGCGGACTCTTAATCCGTTGGTCGAAGGTTCGAATCCTTCAGGGCCCACCAACTCCGAAGCCGGGGCGCTTGCGCAAGCAGGCGCCCCGTTTCGTTTTGCGCGACCAGGTGGGTGCTTCAGGCGCCGAAGGCGCGGCCGGCGGCCTCGTGCAGCACCTCGCGCACCATCCGCAGCCCGCCGGTCGATGGCAGCCAGCTCGAGGGCTGGCGCAGCTGGGCGTCGAGCAGGTCGATCGGTGCCGGCTCGAAGACGATGCCGCTGCCCTCGGCGGCCTGCACGAAAGCGCGCATGGCACGCGGCATGTGGCGCTCGTGCGTGACGATGATGGCGCGGCGGATGCCCTGCTCCTTGAGCAGGGGAACTGTGTAGGCCGCGTTCTCGCGCGTGTCACGCGAGCGCTCCTCGGTCCACTTGATCGGGCGGCCGAAATCCTGCACGGCGATGCGTGCGGCGACCTGCGCCTCGGGCACCGGGCTCGCGGCCACGTCGGCCCAGCCGATGCCGCCGCTGAAGGCCACGGGTGCGCCGGTCTCGCGGCCCAGCCAGAGTCCGTAGCGCAGCCGTTCGAGGGACAGACCGGACAGGTTGCTGACGCCGTACTCCGGCGCGAGCGACTTGGCGCCACCGCCGAGCACCACGATCGCGATCGGCTGCTTGGCCTGCACCTCGGCCTTCAATTCGGCGATGCGCTGCAGCGGCAAGGCGCCGGGCGGGGCGAGCAAGGCCTGGGAGAGCAACCGCGCGGTTCCGCTGCAGGCCGACAGCCACAGCAGCACCGCGCCGCTGAGCGCGACCAGCCAGCCCAGGCCACGGCGTGGCAGCACCAGGCGCGTGCCCACCAGCATCAGCAGGATGAAGGGCACGGGCGGCAGCAGCAGCGCGGCAACAACCGGCTTCCACGAAGAGATTCCAAGCAGCACGAAGATGTCGTTCACGGGGCAGGCCGGAGGTGGCGCGAGTCGATCGACGATTGTGAGCGACGCGCCGGGCGCGGCATGATGCAGACTTCACGACGCAGGACCCTTCGCATGATTCCGCCCCGCTTCGCTCCGCCAGCAACCGTCGCCACCGCCACCGGCGGGCCGGGCCGATGAGTCGCCTGGGCGCCTGGCCGCGCCGGCTGGCCATCGCGCTGGCCGTGCTGCTGGCGCTGTGGGCGCTGGCCTGGCTGGCCGTGCCGCCGCTGCTCAAGTCGCAGGCGCAGTCGCGGCTGGGCGAACTGCTCGGCCGCAGCGTCAGCATCGGCGCGGTGGACTTCCGCCCCTGGAGCCTGGAGCTCACGGTGAGCGAGGTCGCCATCGGTCCGGCGCCGGGCGGCACGCAACCGCTGCTGAAGCTGGCCCGTGCATACGTGGACGCCGACGCCGGCTCGCTGTGGCGGCGCGCGCCGGTGATCGCGGCGCTGGAGCTCGACGGCCTGGAGGTGAAGCTGGCGCGCACCTCGCCCGGCCACTACGACATCGACGACCTGCTCGCGCGCTTCGCGCCCGACCCGGCCGCTGCGCCTGCGGCGCCCGGCGATCCGCCGCGCTTCGCGCTCTACAACCTCAAGTTGCGGGATGCGGCGTTCAGTTTCGATGACCGCCCCGTTGCTCGCGTGCACAGGCTCGATGCGGTGCAGGTGTCGCTGCCCTTCCTGTCCAACCTGCCGGCGCACCTGGAGGTAACGGCGCAGCCCCGCGTGGCCTTCCGGCTCGACGGCACGGCCTTCGACAGCGGCGCGCAGGCCACGCCCTTCGCCGCGCGGCGCAAGGGCGAACTGAAGCTGAGCTTCGCCGAGCTCGACCTCGCCGCTTATGCCGCCTACCTGCCCGCTTCGCTGCCCTTGCGCCTGCAGAAGGGGGTGCTCAATGCCGACCTGGCGCTGCGCTTCGAACTGCCCGAGGGCGCCGACCCCATCGTGGTGCTCAGCGGCAGCACGGGCCTGAAGAACCTCGCCGTGGCCGATGCGGCCGGGGCGCCCGTGCTCGGATGGCGGCAGCTGCAGGTCGGGCTGCGCGACGTGCAGCCTTTCGCGCGGCGCGTGGCGCTGGGCACCGTGAAGCTCGACGGCGCGCTGCTCCATCTGGCGCGCAACGCCGACGGGCGCCTCAATCTGCAGGCGCTCGGTGGCACGGCAGCGCCGGTGCCGGCGCCGGCGGCGAGCGCAGCGGCATCGGCGCCACCGGCACGCGCGGCCGGTAGCGTCTGGCTGGCCTCGCTCGATCAGCTGGTGATCGACGACGCTCGCCTGCTCTGGAACGATGCGAGCACACGGCCGGCCGCCGCGCTGCAGATCGAGGCCCTTCGCGTGCGTGCGAAGCAGTGGCAGTGGCCGCTGGCCGCACCCGCGCCGATGACCCTCTCGGCGACCTTGCGCAGCCAGGCGCCCGGTGCCGCGCCGGCCGGGCAGCTCGGCATCGACGGGAACTTCAGCGACCGCGAGGCGAACGGCACGCTGGAGCTCAGCGAGCTCGCGCTGTCGAACTCGCGCCCTACGTGGCGCAGGCACTGCTGCCTCGTGTGGAAGGTCGCGCCGCCGTCAAGGGCCGCTTCGACTGGCGCAGCGATGCCGCCTCGCCCCGGCTGGCGCTGGGCATCGACAACGCCAGCCTCGATGCCCTGCGCCTCGTGTCGGGCAGCGGCCGTGCGGCCCGCGACGAACTGTCGTTCAAGCAACTCGCGCTGGCCGACGCGCGTCTCGATCTGGTCGCCCGGCAGATCGAGCTCGGGCGCATGA
Proteins encoded in this window:
- a CDS encoding DUF748 domain-containing protein, which codes for MSRLGAWPRRLAIALAVLLALWALAWLAVPPLLKSQAQSRLGELLGRSVSIGAVDFRPWSLELTVSEVAIGPAPGGTQPLLKLARAYVDADAGSLWRRAPVIAALELDGLEVKLARTSPGHYDIDDLLARFAPDPAAAPAAPGDPPRFALYNLKLRDAAFSFDDRPVARVHRLDAVQVSLPFLSNLPAHLEVTAQPRVAFRLDGTAFDSGAQATPFAARRKGELKLSFAELDLAAYAAYLPASLPLRLQKGVLNADLALRFELPEGADPIVVLSGSTGLKNLAVADAAGAPVLGWRQLQVGLRDVQPFARRVALGTVKLDGALLHLARNADGRLNLQALGGTAAPVPAPAASAAASAPPARAAGSVWLASLDQLVIDDARLLWNDASTRPAAALQIEALRVRAKQWQWPLAAPAPMTLSATLRSQAPGAAPAGQLGIDGNFSDREANGTLELSELALSNSRPTWRRHCCLVWKVAPPSRAASTGAAMPPRPGWRWASTTPASMPCASCRAAAVRPATNCRSSNSRWPTRVSIWSPGRSSSGA
- a CDS encoding YdcF family protein — its product is MNDIFVLLGISSWKPVVAALLLPPVPFILLMLVGTRLVLPRRGLGWLVALSGAVLLWLSACSGTARLLSQALLAPPGALPLQRIAELKAEVQAKQPIAIVVLGGGAKSLAPEYGVSNLSGLSLERLRYGLWLGRETGAPVAFSGGIGWADVAASPVPEAQVAARIAVQDFGRPIKWTEERSRDTRENAAYTVPLLKEQGIRRAIIVTHERHMPRAMRAFVQAAEGSGIVFEPAPIDLLDAQLRQPSSWLPSTGGLRMVREVLHEAAGRAFGA